Proteins encoded by one window of Phenylobacterium soli:
- a CDS encoding gamma carbonic anhydrase family protein, protein MAVYNLGNVTPELPNDDEYWIAPSAAVIGRVVLKKNASIWWGATLRGDNDPIVIGEGSNVQDGSVLHTDTGSPLTIGANVTVGHMVMLHGCTIGDNSLVGIGSIVLNGAKIGKNCLIGANCLITEGKEIPDNSLVMGAPGKVVREITPQQAAMIVGGSAHYVENWKRYKREMAGG, encoded by the coding sequence ATGGCTGTCTACAATTTAGGAAACGTGACACCTGAATTGCCGAATGATGACGAATACTGGATTGCGCCGAGCGCGGCCGTGATCGGCCGAGTCGTGCTCAAGAAAAACGCCTCGATCTGGTGGGGTGCGACACTTCGGGGCGACAACGATCCCATCGTCATCGGCGAGGGTTCGAACGTCCAGGACGGAAGCGTGCTGCACACCGACACCGGCTCCCCCCTGACCATCGGCGCCAACGTCACCGTCGGCCACATGGTGATGCTTCACGGCTGCACGATCGGGGACAATTCCCTCGTCGGCATCGGCTCCATCGTCCTCAACGGCGCGAAGATCGGTAAGAACTGCCTGATCGGGGCCAACTGCCTGATCACCGAGGGCAAGGAGATCCCGGACAATTCGCTGGTCATGGGCGCCCCCGGCAAGGTCGTGCGCGAGATCACCCCGCAGCAGGCGGCGATGATCGTCGGCGGCTCGGCGCACTACGTGGAGAACTGGAAGCGCTACAAGCGCGAGATGGCCGGTGGCTGA
- a CDS encoding PhoH family protein produces MSKRALKRQLREGAFDAGQFEGDDKIRRLPVDRGGWTPLGHHNDEREQGYLKTIKAKSPGQEELIKAIDEKNLVLALGPAGTGKTYLAIAKAVEALESGRVGRIVLSRPAVEAGESIGFLPGDAEDKLAPYLRPLYDALSDRLSMKRVRALMAEGAIEIAPVGFMRGRTLNNAFVVIDEAQNCTYVQLKMLLTRLGWHSTMVVTGDPNQSDLLPELSGLAPVSERLEQLSNISVVRLEERDIVRHPLVADMLGVL; encoded by the coding sequence ATGAGCAAACGAGCCTTGAAGCGACAGCTGCGCGAAGGCGCCTTCGACGCTGGTCAGTTCGAGGGGGACGATAAGATCCGCCGGCTGCCGGTCGATCGCGGCGGCTGGACGCCTCTGGGACATCACAACGACGAGCGCGAGCAGGGCTACCTCAAGACGATCAAGGCGAAGTCGCCCGGACAGGAAGAGCTGATCAAGGCGATCGACGAGAAGAACCTGGTGCTGGCGCTGGGTCCTGCGGGCACCGGCAAGACCTACCTGGCCATCGCCAAGGCGGTGGAGGCGCTGGAGAGCGGGCGCGTCGGGCGCATCGTGCTGTCGCGCCCGGCCGTCGAGGCCGGCGAGTCGATCGGCTTCCTGCCCGGCGATGCGGAGGACAAGCTCGCGCCCTACCTGCGGCCGCTCTACGACGCCCTCTCGGACAGGCTGTCAATGAAGCGGGTGCGGGCGCTGATGGCCGAAGGCGCCATCGAGATCGCGCCGGTCGGATTCATGCGCGGCCGGACGCTCAACAACGCCTTCGTCGTCATCGACGAGGCCCAGAACTGTACCTACGTCCAGCTGAAGATGCTGCTGACGCGGCTGGGATGGCACTCGACCATGGTGGTGACCGGCGACCCCAACCAGTCGGACCTGCTGCCCGAGCTGTCGGGCCTCGCGCCCGTGTCGGAGCGGCTGGAGCAGCTCTCCAACATCTCGGTCGTCAGGCTGGAAGAGCGCGACATCGTGCGCCACCCGCTGGTCGCCGACATGCTCGGCGTCCTCTAG
- a CDS encoding MarR family winged helix-turn-helix transcriptional regulator, protein MPDSDPDITRLADALRPALLRVSRRLRQEANRVGLSAQDALLLGAILKRPGIGVSELADLEQTSKPTMSAHVKRLEAAGWVERRGDAQDARRAGLVVTPAGAKQIEAIRRLRNDWLAARLTRLGPAERERLAAAAEPLLQLVSLEP, encoded by the coding sequence ATGCCCGACAGCGATCCCGACATCACCCGCCTGGCCGACGCCCTTCGGCCGGCGCTGCTGCGCGTCTCCCGGCGCCTCAGGCAGGAAGCCAACCGCGTCGGCCTCTCGGCCCAGGACGCCCTGCTGCTGGGCGCGATCCTGAAGCGCCCGGGCATCGGGGTCAGCGAGCTCGCGGACCTGGAACAGACCTCCAAGCCCACCATGTCGGCGCACGTGAAGCGGCTGGAGGCCGCCGGCTGGGTCGAGCGTCGCGGCGACGCCCAGGACGCCCGGCGCGCGGGGCTGGTCGTCACCCCCGCCGGCGCCAAGCAGATCGAAGCCATCCGGCGCCTGCGGAACGATTGGCTGGCCGCGCGCCTTACCCGGCTCGGCCCCGCCGAGCGCGAGCGCCTCGCGGCCGCCGCCGAACCCCTCCTCCAGCTCGTGAGCCTCGAGCCATGA